In Xenopus tropicalis strain Nigerian chromosome 5, UCB_Xtro_10.0, whole genome shotgun sequence, one genomic interval encodes:
- the MGC69416 gene encoding MGC69416 protein isoform X2, translating to MLAADPMTILLSAFICLLLGFVLFGRKRNVCQNFPPGPRALPVIGNLLLMDRKQPYKTLMEVSKKYGSVFSVRVGPLKMVVLCGYDTVKDALLNYPDEFADRPALPLFDELVKGHGIIFSNGENWKVMRRFSLSTLRDFGMGKKTIESKIIEECDHLVQKFNSYGGKPFDTTMIMNAAAANIIASILLSHRFHYENPTLLRLLKLVNENMRLMASPIALLYNTYPSIMRWVPGCHKTIYNNAQELMEFIRETFSKHKVELDINDQRNLIDAFLSRQQEEKPHSAKYFHDDNLTILVIDLFAAGMETTSTTLRWALLLMMKYPEIQKKVQDEIEKVIGSVEPRAEHRKEMPYTDAVLHEIQRFANITPMNGPHATTKDVTFRGFFLPKGTYVIPLLASVLKDENYFEKPNEFYPEHFLDSEGHFMKNEAFLPFSAGRRSCAGETLARMELFLFFTSLLQNFTFQAPPGEELDLTPDVGGTVPPRPHTVCALPRS from the exons ATGTTGGCCGCTGATCCAATGACAATACTCCTCTCAgcctttatttgccttcttctgggaTTTGTTTTGTTTGGCAGGAAAAGGAATGTTTGCCAGAATTTCCCTCCGGGTCCAAGAGCCCTTCCAGTTATTGGCAATTTACTCCTTATGGATAGGAAACAACCCTATAAAACACTGATGGAG gTATCTAAGAAGTATGGCTCTGTATTCAGCGTTCGGGTAGGACCGTTGAAGATGGTTGTCCTGTGCGGCTACGATACAGTGAAAGATGCCCTTCTCAATTACCCCGATGAGTTTGCTGACCGGCCTGCCCTGCCTTTGTTTGACGAATTAGTCAAAGGCCACG GTATTATCTTTTCCAATGGTGAGAACTGGAAGGTGATGAGACGCTTTTCTCTTTCGACACTTAGAGACTTTGGAATGGGGAAGAAGACGATAGAGAGCAAGATCATCGAAGAATGTGATCATTTAGTGCAAAAGTTTAACTCCTACGGAG GAAAACCCTTTGACACCACTATGATAATGAACGCAGCCGCAGCCAACATAATCGCTTCCATTTTACTCAGTCATCGATTTCATTATGAAAATCCAACGTTGCTGAGACTCCTGAAACTGGTGAACGAAAACATGCGGCTTATGGCAAGCCCGATAGCCTTG ctttaCAACACTTACCCCTCTATAATGCGTTGGGTACCCGGATGCCACAAAACCATTTATAATAACGCACAGGAGCTGATGGAATTTATTAGAGAGACTTTTTCGAAACACAAAGTCGAGTTGGACATAAATGACCAGAGAAACCTCATTGATGCATTCCTTTCCAGGCAACAGGAG GAAAAACCTCATTCTGCTAAATATTTCCACGATGACAATCTGACAATTCTCGTGATTGATTTATTTGCTGCCGGCATGGAGACAACTTCAACGACCCTGAGATGGGCACTTCTGTTAATGATGAAATATCCAGAAATCCAAA AGAAGGTCCAAGATGAAATTGAGAAAGTGATTGGCTCAGTTGAGCCCAGAGCAGAGCACAGGAAAGAGATGCCCTATACTGATGCTGTACTTCATGAGATCCAGAGATTTGCCAACATCACTCCAATGAATGGCCCCCATGCAACTACCAAGGATGTCACTTTCAGGGGATTTTTCCTACCCAAA GGTACCTATGTAATCCCATTGCTGGCATCTGTACTGAAAGATGAAAATTACTTTGAGAAGCCGAATGAATTTTACCCGGAACATTTCCTCGACTCAGAAGGACATTTTATGAAAAACGAGGCGTTCCTTCCCTTCTCAGCAG GTCGCAGAAGCTGTGCCGGAGAGACGTTGGCTAGAATGGAACTCTTCCTGTTCTTCACAAGCCTCCTGCAGAACTTCACATTCCAGGCGCCTCCTGGGGAGGAACTAGATCTCACCCCTGATGTCGGTGGAACTGTGCCCCCTAGGCCCCATACTGTTTGCGCTTTGCCTCGTTCCTGA
- the MGC69416 gene encoding MGC69416 protein (The RefSeq protein has 2 substitutions compared to this genomic sequence) has protein sequence MDRKQPYKTLMEVSKKYGSVFSVRVGPLKMVVLCGYDTVKDALLNYPDEFADRPALPLFDELVKGHDFGMGKKTIESKIIEECDHLVQKFNSYGGKPFDNTMIMNAAAANIIASILLSHRFHYENPTLLRLLKLVNENMRLMASPIALLYNTYPSIMRWVPGCHKTIYNNAQELMEFIRETFSKHKVELDINDQRNLIDAFLSRQQEEKPHSAKYFHDDNLTILVIDLFAAGMETTSTTLRWALLLMMKYPEIQKKVQDEIEKVIGSVEPRAEHRKEMPYTDAVLHEIQRFANITPMNGPHATTKDVTFRGFFLPKGTYVIPLLASVLKDENYFEKPNEFYPEHFLDSEGHFMKNEAFLPFSAGRRSCAGENLARMELFLFFTSLLQNFTFQAPPGEELDLTPDVGGTVPPRPHTVCALPRS, from the exons ATGGATAGGAAACAACCCTATAAAACACTGATGGAG gTATCTAAGAAGTATGGCTCTGTATTCAGCGTTCGGGTAGGACCGTTGAAGATGGTTGTCCTGTGCGGCTACGATACAGTGAAAGATGCCCTTCTCAATTACCCCGATGAGTTTGCTGACCGGCCTGCCCTGCCTTTGTTTGACGAATTAGTCAAAGGCCACG ACTTTGGAATGGGGAAGAAGACGATAGAGAGCAAGATCATCGAAGAATGTGATCATTTAGTGCAAAAGTTTAACTCCTACGGAG GAAAACCCTTTGACACCACTATGATAATGAACGCAGCCGCAGCCAACATAATCGCTTCCATTTTACTCAGTCATCGATTTCATTATGAAAATCCAACGTTGCTGAGACTCCTGAAACTGGTGAACGAAAACATGCGGCTTATGGCAAGCCCGATAGCCTTG ctttaCAACACTTACCCCTCTATAATGCGTTGGGTACCCGGATGCCACAAAACCATTTATAATAACGCACAGGAGCTGATGGAATTTATTAGAGAGACTTTTTCGAAACACAAAGTCGAGTTGGACATAAATGACCAGAGAAACCTCATTGATGCATTCCTTTCCAGGCAACAGGAG GAAAAACCTCATTCTGCTAAATATTTCCACGATGACAATCTGACAATTCTCGTGATTGATTTATTTGCTGCCGGCATGGAGACAACTTCAACGACCCTGAGATGGGCACTTCTGTTAATGATGAAATATCCAGAAATCCAAA AGAAGGTCCAAGATGAAATTGAGAAAGTGATTGGCTCAGTTGAGCCCAGAGCAGAGCACAGGAAAGAGATGCCCTATACTGATGCTGTACTTCATGAGATCCAGAGATTTGCCAACATCACTCCAATGAATGGCCCCCATGCAACTACCAAGGATGTCACTTTCAGGGGATTTTTCCTACCCAAA GGTACCTATGTAATCCCATTGCTGGCATCTGTACTGAAAGATGAAAATTACTTTGAGAAGCCGAATGAATTTTACCCGGAACATTTCCTCGACTCAGAAGGACATTTTATGAAAAACGAGGCGTTCCTTCCCTTCTCAGCAG GTCGCAGAAGCTGTGCCGGAGAGACGTTGGCTAGAATGGAACTCTTCCTGTTCTTCACAAGCCTCCTGCAGAACTTCACATTCCAGGCGCCTCCTGGGGAGGAACTAGATCTCACCCCTGATGTCGGTGGAACTGTGCCCCCTAGGCCCCATACTGTTTGCGCTTTGCCTCGTTCCTGA
- the MGC69416 gene encoding MGC69416 protein isoform X1: MLAADPMTILLSAFICLLLGFVLFGRKRNVCQNFPPGPRALPVIGNLLLMDRKQPYKTLMEVSKKYGSVFSVRVGPLKMVVLCGYDTVKDALLNYPDEFADRPALPLFDELVKGHGIIFSNGENWKVMRRFSLSTLRDFGMGKKTIESKIIEECDHLVQKFNSYGGKPFDTTMIMNAAAANIIASILLSHRFHYENPTLLRLLKLVNENMRLMASPIALLYNTYPSIMRWVPGCHKTIYNNAQELMEFIRETFSKHKVELDINDQRNLIDAFLSRQQEEKPHSAKYFHDDNLTILVIDLFAAGMETTSTTLRWALLLMMKYPEIQKKVQDEIEKVIGSVEPRAEHRKEMPYTDAVLHEIQRFANITPMNGPHATTKDVTFRGFFLPKGTYVIPLLASVLKDENYFEKPNEFYPEHFLDSEGHFMKNEAFLPFSAGTDGSACLWILATFLQMHNIKSKYNRQSYEHYLIENFCSYLCAILFFLCLSLHTPISVLSVN, from the exons ATGTTGGCCGCTGATCCAATGACAATACTCCTCTCAgcctttatttgccttcttctgggaTTTGTTTTGTTTGGCAGGAAAAGGAATGTTTGCCAGAATTTCCCTCCGGGTCCAAGAGCCCTTCCAGTTATTGGCAATTTACTCCTTATGGATAGGAAACAACCCTATAAAACACTGATGGAG gTATCTAAGAAGTATGGCTCTGTATTCAGCGTTCGGGTAGGACCGTTGAAGATGGTTGTCCTGTGCGGCTACGATACAGTGAAAGATGCCCTTCTCAATTACCCCGATGAGTTTGCTGACCGGCCTGCCCTGCCTTTGTTTGACGAATTAGTCAAAGGCCACG GTATTATCTTTTCCAATGGTGAGAACTGGAAGGTGATGAGACGCTTTTCTCTTTCGACACTTAGAGACTTTGGAATGGGGAAGAAGACGATAGAGAGCAAGATCATCGAAGAATGTGATCATTTAGTGCAAAAGTTTAACTCCTACGGAG GAAAACCCTTTGACACCACTATGATAATGAACGCAGCCGCAGCCAACATAATCGCTTCCATTTTACTCAGTCATCGATTTCATTATGAAAATCCAACGTTGCTGAGACTCCTGAAACTGGTGAACGAAAACATGCGGCTTATGGCAAGCCCGATAGCCTTG ctttaCAACACTTACCCCTCTATAATGCGTTGGGTACCCGGATGCCACAAAACCATTTATAATAACGCACAGGAGCTGATGGAATTTATTAGAGAGACTTTTTCGAAACACAAAGTCGAGTTGGACATAAATGACCAGAGAAACCTCATTGATGCATTCCTTTCCAGGCAACAGGAG GAAAAACCTCATTCTGCTAAATATTTCCACGATGACAATCTGACAATTCTCGTGATTGATTTATTTGCTGCCGGCATGGAGACAACTTCAACGACCCTGAGATGGGCACTTCTGTTAATGATGAAATATCCAGAAATCCAAA AGAAGGTCCAAGATGAAATTGAGAAAGTGATTGGCTCAGTTGAGCCCAGAGCAGAGCACAGGAAAGAGATGCCCTATACTGATGCTGTACTTCATGAGATCCAGAGATTTGCCAACATCACTCCAATGAATGGCCCCCATGCAACTACCAAGGATGTCACTTTCAGGGGATTTTTCCTACCCAAA GGTACCTATGTAATCCCATTGCTGGCATCTGTACTGAAAGATGAAAATTACTTTGAGAAGCCGAATGAATTTTACCCGGAACATTTCCTCGACTCAGAAGGACATTTTATGAAAAACGAGGCGTTCCTTCCCTTCTCAGCAGGTACTGATGGATCTGCGTGCTTATGGATTTTGGCCACATTCTTACAAATGCACAATATAAAATCAAAATACAATAGACAATCCTATGAACATTATTTGATTGAGAATTTCTGTTCTTATTTATGTgcaattttattctttttgtgtCTGTCATTACATACCCCAATATCTGTTCTTTCTGTAAATTAG